Part of the Solwaraspora sp. WMMA2065 genome is shown below.
CACCGACGCGCCGGTGGCCAGACCGTCCAGACCGTCGGTCAGGTTGACGCCGTTGGTCGTGGCCATCACCACCAGGATGAAGATGACCACCGACGCGGCCTTACCGACGTCGAGGGCGTCGATGTCGCGGATGAACGACAGCGTGGTGCTGCCGACCGTCTCGGTGTTGGTCGCGTCGCCGGTGGAGTCCACCATCGTGCTCGGGAAGTACAGCGCGATCACCCCGAACACCGCGCCGACCAGGATCTGACCGAGTAGCTTGCCCCGTTTGTTCAGCCCGGCGCTGTTGCGCTTGCGGACCTTGAGGAAGTCGTCGACGAAGCCGACCGCCCCGGAGAAGACCAGCAGGCCGAGCAGGACGAGCGCGGTGATGGTCGGTCCGACCTGGGCGATCTGCTGGGCCGGCAGGGTGGTCAGGGCGAGGTGACCGGCGACATACGCGATCACCGTCGCCACGATGAAGACCACGCCGCCCATCGTCGGCGTGCCCTTCTTGCCCTGGTGCATGACCGGGCCCTCGGCCCGGATCGGCTGGCCGGCCTTGAGCCGCGTGAAGACCTTGATCGCCACCGGGGTGCCGAACAGCGACACCAGGAAGGCCACGGCCGCCGCGACGATGACCGCTCTCACGCCGTCGCCTCCCCTGCCCCGGTGACCGGCGTACCCTCGGCGGCCGATCCGTCGCGCAGCGCGTCGGCGACCTCCCAGGTGCGGTACCGCGAGCCCTTCACCAGCACCACGTCCCCGTCGGTGAGCTCCCGCCGGAGCAGGTCGATCGCCGCCTGTTGATCGGTGACCAGCACCGACTCCCCTTCCCACGTCGCAACCGCCGCCGCCGCCTGCCGGATCGGCGCGGCCTGTTCACCCACCACCAGCACCCGGTGCACGCCGAGCTCGGCGGCCAACCTGCCGACCTCGGCGTGCCCCTGCTCCTCGTACTCGCCGAGCTCGGCCATGTAACCAAGCACCGCGAAGGTCCGTCGCCCCGAGCCGAGATCGACCAACGCCCGCAACGCCGCCGCTGCGGAGGCGGGGTTGGCGTTGTAGGAATCGTCGATCACGGTGATCCCGTCCGTCCGGTCGATCACGTCCATCCGACGGGTCGAGACCAGCCGGAGCCGGCCTAGCCCGGCCGCCAGCTCCGCCGGGTCGGTCAGCCCCAGCTCGATCGCCACGGCCGCGGCGAGCAGGCTGTTACCGACCTGATGCCGGCCGCTGACCGCGAGCCGTACCGGCGCCGACCCGGCCGGGGTGACCAGCTGGTACGCGGCACGTCCCCGGGCGTCCACTGCGACCTTCTCGGCACGCACCGTCGCCGCGGGATCCTCCCCGGCCAGCACCACCCGCCCAGCGGTGCGGTCAGCCATCCGCCGCACCCGGGGGTCGTCGGCGTTGAGCACCGCGACGCCGTCGGCCGGCAACGCCTCGACCAGTTCGCCCTTGGCGGTGGCGATGGCGTCGACCGAACCGAACTCCCCGATGTGCGCGACCCCGACATTGATCACCACACCGATCCGGGGCGGCGCGATCTCGCACAGATGCCGAATGTGGCCGATTCCCCGGGCACCCATCTCCAGCACCAGAAACCGGGTCTCGACGTCGGCCTGCAGCACGGTGTACGGCTGACCGAGCTCGTTGTTGAACGAGCCGGCCGGCGCCACCGTCGGGCCGAGCCCGGCGGCAAGCTGCGCGATCAGGTCCTTGGTCGTGGTTTTACCGGACGATCCGGTCAGGCCGATCACGGTCAGCTGGGGCAGCCGGTCCAGGACCGTCCGGGCCAACCGGGCCATCGCGTCGAGCGGGTCGTCGACGAGCACCATCGGCACCGGGGCGGCACCGCCGGCGGTGGCGACCGGGCGGGTGCCGAGCACCGCGACGGCTCCGGCGGCGAGCGCCGCGCCGGCGAAGTCGTGCCCGTCGACCCGCTCGCCGGCGAAGGCGACGAACAACCCGCCGGGCCCGATCTTGCGGGAGTCGAACTCCACCCCGCCGGTGACCCGGCTGGCCGGGTCGGCGTCCCGCAGCCGCCCACCGACCGCCTCGGCCACCTCGGCCAGCGTCATCGTGATCATGCCTGCCTCACCAGTGCCGGGAACCGGGCGGTCAGCGACGCCGCGAGCTCCACCCGGTCGTCGAACGGCTGCACGTCGCCGTCGATCTCCTGTCCCTGCTCGTGGCCCTTGCCGAGCAGCGCGACCACGTCGGTGGGCCCGGCCAGCCGGACCGCCTCGTCGATCGCCGCCCGCCGGCCGGCGACCTCCACCACCTCGGCACCGGCGACGCCGTCGGCCCCGTGGCGTACCTCGGCCCGGATCGCCGCCGGATCCTCGGTCCGCGGGTTGTCGTCGGTGACGATCACCAGATCGGCACCGCGGGCGGCGGCGGCGCCCATCGTCGGACGTTTGCCCCGGTCCCGGTCGCCACCGGCCCCGATCACGCAGATCAGCCGGCCCCGCCGCGAGTCGGCCAGGCCGCGCAGCGCGGTCAGCACGGCGACGATAGCGTCCGGTTTGTGCGCGTAGTCCACCACGCCGAGCACCGGCCCAGGAGCGGCGACCTGTTCCAGCCGGCCCGGTACGCCGGGACAGTCGGCCACTGCAGCGACGGCCGTTGCCGGGTCGACGCCGAGCGCGACCAGGGTCGCGATGGCCAGCAGCGCGTTCGCCACGTTGTGCCGCCCCGGCAGTCCGACGGCGGCCTCGAGGCAGATCCCGTCCGGGCCCAGGGCGATGAAGTGTTGCCGGTAGCCGTCGTCGCTGACCGCCGCGGCCCGCCAGGTGGCGGCGGCGTCCCCGGCGGCCGAATAGGTGACCGTGTGCGGACGACGCAGCGGCTCCAGGGCCGGGTCGTCGTGGTTGAGCACCTCGACCGCGCAGCGGCCGTCGAAGAGCCGGGCCTTGGCGGCGAAGTAGTCGGCGGCGTCGGCGTGGAAGTCGAGGTGGTCCGACCCGAAGTTGGTGTAACCGCCGACCGCGAACCGCACGCCACCGACCCGGTCCAGCGCCAACGCGTGGCTCGACACCTCCATGACCACGCTGGCTACGCCATGCTCACGGGCCACGGCCAGCATCGCGTGCAGGTCGGTCGCCTCGGGCGTGGTCCGTACGCTGGGCACGATCAGGTCGCCGAGGCGGGTCTCGACCGTGCCGATCAGCCCGGTCGACTGGCCGGCGGCCCGCAGCCCCGACTCGACCAGGTACGCGGTGGAGGTCTTGCCGGCGGTACCGGTCAACCCGACCATGGCCAGGTCCCGAGTCGGCTCGCCGTAGACCACCGCTGCAACCCGGCCCAGCACGGCCCTCGGCTCGGGAACCACCAGGGCGGGTAGCCCGGCTTCGGCAGCCGCCGGGGCGCCGGCCGGATCGGTGAGCACGGCCACCGCGCCGCGGGCACCGGCGTCGGCGACGAACTCGGCGCCGTGCCGGCGGGCTCCGGGCAGCGCGGCGTACAGGTCACCGGGCCGGACATCGCCGCTGGCGTGGGTGATTCCGCTGATCAGCGGGGCTGCGGCGGTCGGTGGCGGCACCGCCAGCGACGCGGCGAGCTCCGCGAACGGAATCGGACGATTGGTGCGGGGTCGTGGATTGCCGGGCACGGCGCTAGACCCTACCCGGTCCGCGGTCCGGGGCCGCGCAGCGGCGTACCGGTCGCTCCGCATCGCGCAGCGTTTCGTCCGTACGGGTGAGTCCCGCACGTCGCCGGGGCACGGACAGTCACGGGTGCACCACGAACTCGGGTGGCTCGGTGCCGCTCGGCGGGACCCGGTAGTGCAGCAGAGTGAAGCGCATCATGTCGCGAAACGCCGGGGCGGCGACGTCCCCGCAGCCACCACCGGGGGTGTGCGACACCACGGCGATCACGTAGCGCGGGTCGTCGGCCGGCGCCATGCCGATGAACGACGTCACCTCGCCGGGCGCGACGGAGCCGTTGACGATCCGCCGACCGGTGCCGGTCTTGCCGGCCACCCGGTAGCCGGGGACCGCCGCCGCGGTGCCGGTGGCACCGGGGATTGTGGTGACACCTTCCATGATCGCTCGCAGCGCGGCGGCGTTGTCGGCGCCGAGCACCCGGCGGGCGGTCGGCGCCTCGGTCGGGGTGCGCTGTCCGTGCTCGTCGACGATCTCCCGGACCAGTCGGGGCGGTACGTAGACGCCGTCGTTGGCGATCGCCGCGTACGCGGCGGCCATCTGCAGCGGGGTGGCGTCGACGCTGTGTCCGAGCGGCACCGACCCGTACGACGAGGCGCTCCACTCGTCCAGCGGCAGCACCCGGCCGCTGGCCTCGCCGGGCAGTCCGACCCCGGTCGGGCTACCCAGACCGAACGCCTGCTGGTACGCGTGCAGCCGCTCCGGCCCGAGCTGGTCGGCGATCTTGATCGTGCCGACGTTCGACGAGTAGGCCAGCATGCCGGCCAGGCTGGTCGCGACACCCGCCTCGATCGGGCGAGTGTCCCGGAAGGTGGTGTCGCCCTTGCGGATCGTCGGCCCGAGGTCGAGTGTGGTGTCGGGCCCGATCAGCCCTTCCTCCAGGGCAGCGGCGAGCACCAGCGGCTTGTGCACCGAGCCGGGTTCGGCGGTGAAGGTGGTGGCGATGTCCTGCCGGTCGGACGGGTCGCTGGACCACGCGTCGGCGGCGTTGTAGGTGGGCTCGCTGGCCTGGGCGAGCACCTCCCCGGTATGCGGGTCCAGTACCACCGCGGCGGCCACGCTGACGGTGCACTGCTCCAGCGTCGCGCTGAGGATGCGTTGCACCTCGTACTGCAGGTCCCGGTCGATGGTGAGCACCAGCGAACTGCCGGGCTGCGGCTCGGTCTCCTGCCGGTAGCCGCCGGGAATCTCGGCCAATCGCAGGTCACGGTTGCCCTGCTCGGCGATCCGCTGCCCGTTCACCCCGCGCAGCACCTCGTCGTAGCGCGCCTCGAGGCCTTCCAGCCCGTTCATGTCCAGGCCGACGAAGCCGAGCAGGTTCGCGGCCAGGTCGTTGCCGGGCACCTCGCGCCGTTCGTCGTAGTCCACCCCGATACCTGCCAGCTCAAGGTCCATCACCTGGTCGGCGAGTTCGACGTCCACCCCACGGGCCAGGAACTCGAACCGCGACTCCTGCCCGTCCTCGCGGGTCTGCGGCACCAGCCGGTCCAGCAGCGTGGAGCGGGGGATGCCGAGCAGCGGTGACAGCGCCTCCGCCGTCGCCTGCGGATCCTCGACCAGACCCGGGTCGGAGTAGACGAACCGGGCGGCGACGCTGTGCGCCAGCACCGCGCCGGTGCGGTCGTAGATGCTGCCCCGGGGGGCGGGCACGACGACCGGCGAGCCGACCCGGTCCCAGACGCCGCCGTCGGCGTACGCCGGGGCGTCGACGACCTGCAGCACGATCAGCCGGATCCCGATCACCACGAACATGGTCAGGGTGAGAAAGGTGCCCAGCCGCAGCCGGCGCCGGGGATCGGCCAGCCGGGGCAGGGTGGCGGGCCGCCGTGGGCGGCCCCGGGTGCCCTGTCGGGCCGGGCCCGGGGCACGCCGGGCGGAGCCGGACGACGCCTGCCGGGACCTGCCGGCCGACCCGGCACGGCCGGTGGTTGACCGGCGGCGGTCGGAGTCGGCTCCGCGCCGCGCTGCCCGGTCCGGGTCGGCTCCGCGCCGCGCTGCCCGGTCCGGGTCGGCGCCGCGCCGTGCCCTCCGGTCCGGGTCGACGTCGCGGCGCGGCGTGGTCCGGCGGTCAGGGTCGCGACGTGGTCCGGTACCCGGTCCGGTGCCCGGGTCGCCGGGGTCCGCCGGGCCGGTCCGGTCCGGCGGCCGACCGCTGGTGGCCCGACCCCCGTCGAGCACCTGCAGCGCGGGCCGGAACGGATCCCGGCTGCGTTCGGCGCGGCCGGTACGGCGTTGCTCGGCTGTCTCGCGCACCGTCCGACCCCGGGGGGTGTAGGCACGGGCGTCGGCGATCCCGCCGATCGGGCCGGGTTCACCGACGCCGCCGCGCCGGGATCCACGTGGATCCCGGCGCGGCGGATCGGAACGGTCAGCCACCCGGCCTACTCCCCTGCCCCCTGCTGCGAGCTGGTGATGGCCGGCTCACCGGTGGCCGGCTGCGGTACGCCGATGATCCGTCCGTCCGGCAGCCGGATGAACGCCGGCGGACCGGACTCGACCAGGCCGAGCTTGCGGGCCTGGGCGGCCAGGTTGTTCGGCGCCTCGTACTGCGCGATCTCCTTCTCCAGCTGCTGCTCCTGCAGATCCAGGTTCGACTGCTGCTGCTGCAGGGTGCCGATCCGCACCGCGTTCTCGTTGATCTTGGTGTTGACCAGCAGCACACCGAGCACCCCACCGACGACGACCACCAGGATCATCGCGATGAACGGTGCCCGGGGCACCGACACCGGTGCCGGCGGTGCGACCCGCAGTCGCGGCGGCGCCGGCTCCGCCGAGCTGTCCCAGACCCGGACCGAGTCCTGAGTCGTGGGCTGCTCCTGCAGCGCCGCGCTGCCCTGGGTCGCGTAGCCCCCTGACGGGTTGCTGCGCCGCGCCGCGGTCCGGCCCCCCGACCGCAGTGCGCCCACCCGGGCGCCGCGCTGACCGACCTGCCCCGAGCGGTCGCGCTTCTCGACGTTCATCTCCCCTCCCCCTACTCTTTCTCGTCACGACCCCGATCGTGACGTCTCCGCCGGCCGGCTACCCCGTCCGGTGTGGATGGCCCGGACGCCGCCGCGCCGGGCCGATGTGGTGCTGTCCCCGGGTGGGGCCGTTCGCGGGCGGCCCCACCCTTTCCCCGCCCGGCGGTGCCGGCACTGCGCACCGCCGCCTGTCCGATCTGCTTCGCCACCGGTCCGATCTGCTCCGCCGCCCGCAGCCGCACCGACGCCGCCCGCGGGTTGGCCGCGATCTCCGCCTCGCTGGCCTGCTCGGCACCCCGGCCGAGCAGCCGCAGCGTCGGGCCGGTGCCCGGCAGTTCGACCGGTAGCTCCAGCGGCGCGGTGCTGCGCGCCCGGCCAGCCAACGTCTGCTTGGTGATCCGGTCCTCCAGCGAGTGGTAGGACAGCACCACCATGCGTCCGCCGACGTGCAATGCGTCCAGCGCGGCCGGCAGCGCCCGGCGCAGCACCGCCAGCTCCTCGTTTACCTCGATGCGTAACGCCTGAAACGTTCTTTTCGCGGGGTTTCCCCCAGTTCTTCGGGTAGCCGCCGGCACGGCCGACTCGACCAGCTCGGCCAATCGCGTCGACGAGGTGATCGGCTGCCGCTGCCGCTCCCGCACGATCGCCGAGACGATCCGGCTGGCGAACCGCTCCTCGCCGTACTCCCGCAGCACCCGGACCAGGTCCCCCGGGGGGTACCCGTTGACGATCTCCGCGGCCGTGGTCCCCCGACCCTGGTCCATCCGCATGTCCAGGGCGACGTCCCGGGAATAGGCGAACCCGCGGTCGGGCGCGTCGAGCTGCAGCGAGGACACCCCCAGATCGAACAACACGCTGTCCACCCCGGACAGCTCGAGCTGGGCGAGGACCTCGGGCAACTCGTCGTAGACCGCGTGGACCAGATGGACCCGGTCGGCGAACCCGGCCAACCTCGCCCGGGCATGGGCCAGCGCCTCCCGGTCACGGTCCAGCCCTACCAGGGTGACCAGTGGGAACGCCGCCAGCACCGCATGGGCGTGACCACCCAGGCCGAGGGTCGCGTCGACATGCACGGTCGGCCGGTCACCGCGGTCCAGCGCGGGGGCGAGCAGCTCGAGACACCGCTCGAGCAGCACCGGTACGTGCGTACCGCGAAGCTCCCCCATGTCGACCCCCAGTGACCTGCCTGCCGTGTCGTGCCCGGTTGCTGCGTTGCCGCTCGTCGTACCGCCAGATCCCCATCCGCTCTACTCCCGCCCACCGTCCGCGCCGGGCCGGTGCTCGAAACACGCGCCTGGCGCCGGGGAAGTGGCGCCAGGTGCGGGAGCGGCTGGAGATCTCGCAGTACGTCGGACGACCGGTGCCGACCGGCGGCTCTCGCGTCAGCCACCGACACCCGACGAGACGCCGGGCGGTCGACCATCCGTTGCCCTACAGTCCGCCGGGCAGCACCCCCTCTTCGATGTCCGCGAAGTCGTCCTCGCTATCGGAGAGGTATGTCTCCCATGCCTGCTTGTCCCAGATCTCCACCCGGCTGCTCGCCCCGATCACCACGAGGTCGCGGCCGAGCCCGGCGTACTCCCGCAGATGCGCCGGGATCGTCACCCGGCCCTGCTTGTCGGGCACCTCGTCATGGGCACTGGCGAAGAAGACCCGGCTGTAGGCCCGCGCCGCCTTGTGCGTCATCGGTTGCTCGCGCAACTGCTCGGCGATCCGCTGGAACTCCGGCGTCGGGAACACGTACAGACAGCGTTCCTGCCCCTTGGTAATCACGACACCTCCCGCCAGCTCGTCCCGAAACTTGGCTGGAAGGATCAACCGGCCCTTTTCGTCCAGGCGTGGAGTATGGGTGCCGAGAAACACGGCCCAACCCCCCTTGCCCTTGTACGGCATTCGCGGTGCCGCATCCCCCGGGGCCGGCGGGCCCTCCCGGCCCCGCCATCGCGCCCCACTCTACTCCACTTCCCTCCACCTGCAACCGGAATCGCGACCGAAACACGCCCGATTCACCGACAAAACCGCACGTCAGCGGGGGTGGTGCCGAGTGGAGGAGGCGAGGGCCCGCCCTAGGTCCACTTTCCGACAGGCACAACCGATCCCAGGCACACATCGGGTGAAACGGGCCCCATTACAGCGCTACAACGGCTGTCCGCTCTCGATCGCGGGCTCGCCAGCGGGCAGACGGTGGAGGGAAGTGGAGATCCTGCGCCGGCTACCGCGCGAGGATCTCCAGAGCGGCCCGTACCGGATCACCGTTCCAACGGGAGGCTAAGGCATCGACCAACGTCCAGCCGGCCCGACGCAGCGCCCGCTGCCGCGCCAGATGCGCCTGTGGACCGTCCGGATGGACCCCGCAGATGAGGCCCACGGCCTGCGCGCCGACACCGAGACAGATGTCCACCGTCCAACGCCCTACCGGATAGTCGAACCGCACCGGCCCGTCGAGATCGGCCAGCCGGGCACCGAGCTGCCCGACCCAACCGCTGACCCCGACCGTGGCCACCGCGCCCCCGGACGGCACCGCAGGCGGGGGCCGGCGCGCGTACTGCAGGAACTGCCCCACCAGGCCGTCGGGTGCCGTCAGCGAGGTCACCACCACCAATTGCCGCCGCGCCCGGGTGATCAGGACGTTGAACAGGTGCGGATCGGCGAGGAAACGCAGCCGGGCCGGTGGATCGGCGGCGGTCACCGCGAACGACGCCACCACCGTCTCGGCCTCGCCGCCCTGGATCGCGTGTACGGTGCCGACCCGCAGCCCCAGCTCTTCGATCCGCTCTACCGGGAACTCCTTGACCAGCGCCGCCTCCAGCGCGTCAGCCTGAGCGCGAAACGGGGTGACGACGCTGATCTGCGACCGGCCGGAATCGGCGAGCTCCCGCACCACATCGACGGTGGCGGTCACCTCTGCCTGGTTGACCCCGTCCACGGTGGCCGCCGACACCACCTGCCGCACCGCGATGACGTCGATCGACTCGTTCGCCGGGTGGCGGGTCGCGACCGCGAACCGGTCGGCGTAGAACCGCCGGGCCGAAAACTCGATCAGCTGCGGTACGCAGCGGAAGTGCTCGTCGAGCCAGGTGACCGCCGCGCTGGCGGCAGCGAGGTCGAAGGCGCTGACCCGACGGACGTCGAGCCGGTCGTCCAGACCGTGGCGGTCCAGTGTGTCGGCCACGTCCACGTCCGCGACGAAGGAGACGAACCGCAGCTGCCGCGGGTCGCCGACCACCAGCGCCCGACGGGCCCGGGCCAGTGCCGGCGCTGCCCGGATCTGGTCGCTGTGCGAGGCCTCATCGAGGATGACCAGGTCGAACAGACCGGGCACCGGCGGCAACAGTTCGGCCACGTCGGTCACCGTGCCGATCCACAACGGCAATGCCCGGACCAGCGCCGGACCGTCCAAGGCGCTCAGCAGCTCCCGGCGCCGGTTGCGCCCGGCCCGCAACGCGCTGGCCAGCGCCCCCGCGTTGCGCCGGGCCGCCAAATCCCACCGCCGTTCGCTACCGGCGCGGTGGCGCATCGCGGTCCCGACGTGTTCGGCGAGTTCCCGGTCGGCCTGGTCGAGTCGGTCCCAGTGCACCGTCAGATCAGTTCCGCCTGCCACGGCGAGCCGGGCCCGGGCCGCCACCGCCCGGGCCGCGTCCACCGCCGCGGCCACCTGGTCCAGAGCACCGTCGGTGCTCCCCGCGAGGTCGGCGGCGACGCCGAGCCGACGCCGCAGCCAGCGACGGGCGGCCCACCGCCGCCACCGCGCCCGCCAGCTCCGGCCCGCGCCGCGCGCCAGCCGGACCTTGCGCGCGGCACCGGCGAGGTCCGTCCCGGGTGCGAACGCACCCGGCGCGCTCAGTGTCAACGCACCGAGCAGAGGCTCCCACGAGGTAGCGGCGGCGGCCAACTGCTCGGTCTCCAGTGCGAGCCGGATCAGTCCGGTCTCCCGGTCGACCCGGTCACGGGCCACCGCCACCGCCTCCTCGGCGGCGTACACCCTCGCCGCCGGCACACCCGCACCGGCACCAGCGGCGAGAGTAGCGGCGACCTCCGCCCTTCGTTCGGCGTCGCCGAACAGCACCGGCGTCGGCCCCCGGTAACGGGCCAGCAGATCAACCAGTACGTCGGCGGCGTGCGGCGACTGCGTCACCACCAGGACACTGCCGCCCCGGTCGACCGTGTCCAGGGCGGCGGCCACCACCGCATGGCTCTTGCCGTTGCCTGGCGGACCCGAGACGACGGTGAGTCGTTCCCGCCGGACCCGACGGACCACGTCCGACTGGGCGGCGGTCAGCGGCAACGGCGACTCGACCGCGGCAGCGTCGGCCCCGGTATCCGGCAACCCGGCCGCCACCGCTGTGCCGCTGCCGGTCGGCTGGTACACCTCGGCCAGGGCGGTGCCCGTCAGGTCCCAGCCGGCCCAGGCCCGGCACCGATTCCAGGTTCGCCGCCACGGCGCGATCCGTGACCAGGGAGGTCAGCTCCAACTCACCGGCCGACACCACCCGGTAACCACGCAGCGCACGCTCCAACCGGACCGGTTCGGACAGCAACGGCAGCCGGACCCGGCGACGGACCCCGTCCCGTTCGACGGTGCCGACGACCAGACCCAGGCCGCGTCGCAGGATCCGCTCGTCGCGGTGCAACAGGTCGACCGCGGCCAACCGGTCGGTGGCGGCGTCGCGCCGGTGCCGGTCCGGATCGGCGAGCCAGAGCAGCGGCTGGCCACCGCGGGTCACGTCCAACGCCCGCTCTGGTGCGGCGGGTGCCAGCTCGGCCAACGCCCGCAGCGCGGTAGCGACCATTGAGCTGCTCATCGGTCGTCGACCGTACCAACGCGTCCGTGCGGCGATCCACGCCCACCACGGTCCGGTAACCTCGCTCGCGTGACGGACGCGAAGATGCCCTTGCGGGCGAAGGTGGCAAGCTCGGTGTCCCGCACCGCTGCGGCGCTGTCGCGGGCCGCTGGGCGAGGTGACGGGTCGGTGATCGGCGGTTGGATCGGCCTCAAGATCGATCCGGAGCTGCTGGCGCATCTCGCCGCCGGGCGGTCCGTCGCGCTGGTCTCCGGCACCAACGGCAAGACCACCACCACCCGGCTCGCCGCGGCGGCGGTCGGCGTACTCGGCCGGGTCGCGACGAACTCGTACGGCGCGAACATGCCGACCGGGCACACCTCCGCGCTGGCCAAGGCGGGCACCACGCCGTACGCGGTGCTCGAAGTGGACGAGCACTACCTGGCTCAGGTGCTCGAGGCCACCAGTCCCCGGGTGGTCGCCCTGCTGAACCTCTCCCGCGACCAGCTGGACCGGGCCAAGGAGGTGGCCATGATGGCCCAGCTGTGGCAGGTGGCGCTGGCCGAGCATCCCGAGGTCAAGGTGGTGGCCAACGCCGACGACCCGATGGTGGTGTGGGCGGCCGCTACCGCCGGCTCGGTCTCCTGGTTCAGTGCCGGGCAGCGCTGGCACGACGACTCGTGGGTCTGCCCCGAGTGCGGTTCGGCGATCGAACGCTCCGACAACCAGTGGTGGTGTGCCGGCTGCCCGCTGCGCCGGCCCGAACCGGAGTGGGTGGTCGACGAGGACGGCGTCATCGACCCGACCGGCGCCTGGCACAAGGTGACGCTGCAACTGCCCGGCCAGGTCAACATCGGCAACGCGGCCACCGCGCTGGCGGTGGCCGCCGAGTTCGGCGTACGCCCGGTGGCCGCGGTGTCCCGGTTGGCGGTGGTCACCTCGGTGGCCGGCCGGTACGCGCAGGTGGTCCGCAACGGGCGGACCATCCGGCTGCTGCTGGCCAAGAACCCGGCCAGTTGGCTGGAAGCGTTCGACATGGCCGAACAGGCGCCGACGCTGCTGTCGATCAACGCCCGCGACCCCGACGGGTTGGACACCTCCTGGCTGTTCGACGTCGACTTCTCGCCGTTGCGCGGTCGCCAGGTGCTG
Proteins encoded:
- a CDS encoding MurT ligase domain-containing protein; this translates as MPLRAKVASSVSRTAAALSRAAGRGDGSVIGGWIGLKIDPELLAHLAAGRSVALVSGTNGKTTTTRLAAAAVGVLGRVATNSYGANMPTGHTSALAKAGTTPYAVLEVDEHYLAQVLEATSPRVVALLNLSRDQLDRAKEVAMMAQLWQVALAEHPEVKVVANADDPMVVWAAATAGSVSWFSAGQRWHDDSWVCPECGSAIERSDNQWWCAGCPLRRPEPEWVVDEDGVIDPTGAWHKVTLQLPGQVNIGNAATALAVAAEFGVRPVAAVSRLAVVTSVAGRYAQVVRNGRTIRLLLAKNPASWLEAFDMAEQAPTLLSINARDPDGLDTSWLFDVDFSPLRGRQVLITGDRAFDLAVRLEVNDVPFLHVPSLNAAISSVPPGRLEVIANYTAFQDIRAELDRVN